A stretch of DNA from Campylobacter concisus ATCC 51562:
AGTGCCTACTGGGACGGTTGATTTATCGACTACGATTAGCGGTTTGCTTAAATTTTCTCCGATCGATTTTGCCACCGAGAGAACGTATTTTAAATCCGCCTGCCCATCAGCGCCCATAGGCGTGCCAACTGCGATAAATAACACATCTGCATGCTCTAGCGCCTCGGTTATCTGCGTACTAAATTTAAGTGAGCCGTTTTTGTAGCACTCGCTCACGATATCAGCAAGCCCTGGCTCATATATCGGTACGACGCCGTTTTTTAGTGCCTCGATCTTTTTTTCATCGACATCGACGCAGATCACGCTGTTACCCATTTTGGCAAAGCATGCACCACTTACTAGCCCAACATATCCAGTTCCGATTACTGCTACTTTCATGCTTGTCCTTAAATTTTCTTTTCCCACTCAAGGGCAGTTTTTATGATGAGCGCTAGATCGTCTCTTTTTGGCTTCCAGCTTGTTAGCGAGCGCAGTTTGCTTGCGTTTGAGATAAGAATAGCTGGGTCGCCGTCCCTTCTTGGCGCATTTAATACTTTAAAATTTACCCCACTCGCTTTTTTTGCGGTCTCAATAACCTCTTTTACGCTAAATCCTCTGCCGTATCCTACGTTAAAAGTTTCGCTACCATTTTTACCAATATACTCTAGTGCGCTAATGTGAGCATCTGCTAGGTCACTAACGTGAATGTAGTCTCTAACGCATGTACCATCTTTTGTCGCGTAGTCATCACCAAAAATGCCCATGCTATCACGCTTGCCAAGTATAGTTTGCACAGCCACCTTGATAAGGTGCGTGGCATTTGGATAGTTTTGACCGATTAACCCCTCTTCGTCCGCGCCTGCCACGTTGAAGTAACGTAAAATCGCAAATTTAAAATTTTCATTTGAAGAGGCATAATCTTTGATGATCTGCTCACTCATAAGCTTACTTCTGCCGTATGGATTTATCGGATTTGTAGGCGTTGTTTCGCTAACTTCTGCCACGTCTGGCTCGCCGTAAACTGCGGCAGTTGAACTAAATATAAATTTATTTACATTGTAAGCTTTTGCGTATCTTAGCACCCTTGCGACATTTGCGGTGTTGTTTAGATAGTATTTTAGCGGCTCGCTCATACTCTCAAAAACCTCGATAAACGCTGCAAAATGGATGATCGCATCAAATTTGCCATTTGCGAAAATTTCGCTTAGATCATCCT
This window harbors:
- the galE gene encoding UDP-glucose 4-epimerase GalE, which produces MKILVTGGAGYIGSHVVKALLKQGNDEITIIDNLCKGSQKALEALQKIGNFKFINANLEDDLSEIFANGKFDAIIHFAAFIEVFESMSEPLKYYLNNTANVARVLRYAKAYNVNKFIFSSTAAVYGEPDVAEVSETTPTNPINPYGRSKLMSEQIIKDYASSNENFKFAILRYFNVAGADEEGLIGQNYPNATHLIKVAVQTILGKRDSMGIFGDDYATKDGTCVRDYIHVSDLADAHISALEYIGKNGSETFNVGYGRGFSVKEVIETAKKASGVNFKVLNAPRRDGDPAILISNASKLRSLTSWKPKRDDLALIIKTALEWEKKI